The following proteins are encoded in a genomic region of Corylus avellana chromosome ca4, CavTom2PMs-1.0:
- the LOC132179243 gene encoding TORTIFOLIA1-like protein 4, producing MSLTNRRSSPSTPAQTATWTRDLKHRVIACLNKLSDRDTLALATAELESIARALTQDSFAPFLSCLHNTDASSKSPVRKQCVHLLALLSRSHGDSLSPFLSKMISTVLRRLRDPDSAVRSACVDAVAAMSSQITKPPFSAFFKPLMDAITLEQDLNAQIGSALCLAAAVEAVQDPEVDLLRKSLPRLGKLAKSEGFKAKAALLVLTGSIIGAGGASSRGVLDWLVPCVVEFLISEDWAVRKAAAEALGKVAVAERNLAAEYKVSCLNSLESRRFDKVKVVRETMNHTLELWKDIPGAFEEVSVSSQSKSSSRDNGSGGCFPPISKSPNYDGFKTPKSKKTVPTNRTPPSAISFVNTAKIESPSRSNDRNSSTAMLCKLDHKKPSDWKVEVAVSNSFSSKVACEDGIKSSDFRNFESAANENSGNSNREIKRVLFGKTSDEKGHKFGGLRSGSRVVPFQDDENLDLGVVDSNTVKDAYENNKDVEDLSLIREQLLQIENQQSSLLDLLQRFIGSSKSGINSLETRVHGIEMALNEISYDLAISSGKIPNTDSAENTCCKLPGAEFLSSKFWRRAEGRYSTSRFPSSGNIPSPSAMRSAPSKDGIPESYNLESQRFQLQNRFEYDVEPLADEHADSRRNLRQCFNSVPKNTLQDVDSVQVCNASGFDGAATASFTAQ from the exons ATGTCTCTTACTAACAGACGCTCCTCACCGAGTACTCCAGCCCAGACGGCTACGTGGACTCGCGATCTCAAGCACCGAGTCATCGCGTGCCTGAACAAGCTCTCGGACCGGGATACACTAGCCCTGGCCACAGCCGAGCTCGAGTCCATTGCGCGAGCCCTCACGCAAGACTCGTTCGCGCCATTCCTCAGCTGCCTCCACAACACGGACGCGTCGTCCAAGTCCCCTGTGCGCAAGCAATGCGTTCATCTACTGGCTTTACTCTCTCGCTCACACGgagactctctctctcccttcctcTCGAAGATGATATCCACCGTTCTCCGCCGCCTCCGCGACCCTGACTCCGCCGTCCGATCAGCCTGCGTCGACGCGGTCGCCGCCATGTCGTCGCAAATCACCAAACCGCCGTTCTCCGCTTTCTTCAAGCCCTTGATGGACGCGATCACGCTCGAGCAGGACCTCAACGCGCAGATCGGCTCGGCGCTTTGCCTCGCCGCGGCGGTTGAAGCCGTGCAGGACCCGGAGGTGGACCTATTGCGCAAGAGTTTGCCGAGGTTGGGGAAATTGGCGAAGAGCGAAGGGTTCAAGGCCAAGGCGGCACTTTTAGTGCTCACTGGGAGCATCATTGGAGCCGGTGGAGCGTCGAGTCGGGGAGTGTTGGACTGGTTGGTGCCGTGCGTGGTTGAGTTCTTGATAAGTGAGGACTGGGCGGTGAGGAAGGCGGCGGCGGAAGCGTTGGGGAAAGTGGCCGTGGCGGAGAGGAATTTGGCGGCGGAGTATAAGGTGTCGTGTTTGAATTCTCTGGAGAGTCGGAGATTTGATAAG GTCAAGGTCGTACGGGAGACCATGAATCATACCTTGGAGTTGTGGAAGGACATTCCTGGTGCATTTGAGGAGGTCTCTGTTTCATCTCAGTCTAAATCTTCTTCAAGAG ATAATGGTAGTGGTGGATGCTTTCCTCCTATCTCAAAAAGTCCCAATTATGACGGCTTTAAGACTcctaaatcaaagaaaacagtCCCCACAAACAGGACCCCTCCATCTGCTATTTCGTTTGTGAACACTGCCAAAATAGAAAGTCCTTCGAGGAGTAATGACAGGAATTCAAGCACAGCTATGCTCTGTAAGCTGGACCACAAGAAACCGTCTGATTGGAAAGTTGAAGTTGCGGTATCAAACTCTTTCTCATCGAAGGTGGCTTGCGAAGATGGTATTAAAAGTAGTGACTTCAGGAATTTCGAGTCGGCAGCAAATGAGAACAGTGGGAATTCTAACCGGGAAATAAAACGTGTCCTCTTTGGTAAGACCAGCGATGAAAAAGGGCATAAATTTGGTGGTTTAAGATCTGGGTCTCGCGTGGTTCCGTTTCAAGATGATGAGAACCTCGACTTGGGTGTTGTAGACAGCAACACAGTCAAAGATGCCTATGAGAATAACAAAGATGTTGAGGATCTGTCTTTGATCCGTGAACAACttcttcaaattgaaaatcagcAATCCAGTCTGTTAGACCTTCTCCAG AGATTCATTGGGAGCTCCAAGAGTGGGATAAATTCTCTAGAGACACGTGTACATGGCATAGAGATGGCGCTAAATGAAATTTCATATGATTTGGCAATATCAAGTGGGAAGATCCCAAACACCGACTCTGCAGAAAACACATGTTGTAAGCTACCTGGTGCAGAATTCTTGAGTTCCAAGTTCTGGAGGAGAGCAGAAGGCCGGTATTCTACTTCAAGGTTCCCTTCTTCTGGAAATATACCATCACCCAGTGCCATGCGTAGTGCACCTAGTAAAGATGGTATCCCCGAATCATATAATCTGGAAAGCCAAAGATTTCAGCTCCAAAATAGGTTTGAATATGATGTGGAGCCACTGGCAGATGAACATGCCGACTCGAGGAGGAATTTGAGGCAATGTTTCAACAGCGTACCAAAGAACACACTCCAAGATGTTGATAGCGTACAAGTTTGCAATGCCAGTGGGTTTGACGGGGCTGCAACTGCTAGTTTTACAGCACAGTAA
- the LOC132178445 gene encoding glycosyltransferase family 92 protein RCOM_0530710-like: MDPEQRRKRKRIGRLYSQGHYLSLRSLIVCFSFFIFLLFLYVERFSIGSVSFRPVLRASTTLSLLSSSTSSSILDSISKKSLPLRVDDRVVFPDHVLLMVSSRITDSQDLQCVYYEFSNSSSEILGVQPVLATDQYDAFRSIVRCPLPPENHSAAGIDLRRQQSSEVGEYDWSVRANQTAHWWEKVAYEAVLDANTAVVFVKGLNLRPHKISDQTQLSCHFGFGNWGRDEGFVLTTEAVSASQEVVRCLLPRSIRSNPERAQGIRVTVGHANADSDADADATARPPMPSVAKISSYKSEAEKRNPHKHELCVCTMLWNQAPALREWIMYHAWLGVERWFIYDNNSDDGIEEAIQELQLGNYNVTRQSWPWIKTQEAGFSHCALRA, encoded by the coding sequence atgGACCCGGAGCAACGCCGGAAGCGAAAGCGGATTGGGCGGTTGTACTCCCAGGGCCACTACCTGTCACTTAGATCTTTGATTGTTTGCTTctccttcttcatcttcctaCTGTTCCTGTACGTCGAAAGGTTCTCGATTGGTTCGGTGTCGTTTCGGCCAGTTCTCAGAGCCTCCACCACCTTATCGCTTTTGTCCTCGTCCACGAGCAGTTCGATTCTTGATTCTATCAGCAAGAAATCACTGCCCCTGAGAGTTGACGATCGGGTTGTCTTCCCCGACCACGTGCTCCTCATGGTGTCTAGCAGAATCACTGATAGCCAAGACTTGCAGTGCGTGTACTATGAGTTCTCCAACAGTTCGAGCGAGATTCTCGGCGTTCAACCCGTGCTGGCCACCGACCAGTACGACGCGTTTCGGTCGATCGTGAGGTGCCCGCTCCCGCCGGAGAATCACTCCGCCGCCGGGATAGATCTACGGAGGCAGCAGAGCAGCGAGGTGGGGGAGTACGATTGGTCTGTGAGGGCTAATCAGACGGCGCATTGGTGGGAGAAGGTGGCCTACGAGGCGGTTTTGGATGCGAACACGGCGGTTGTGTTCGTTAAGGGGCTGAATCTTCGGCCCCATAAGATATCGGATCAGACCCAGCTGAGCTGCCATTTCGGATTTGGTAATTGGGGCAGAGACGAAGGGTTTGTGCTCACGACTGAGGCCGTTTCGGCCTCACAAGAAGTGGTTCGGTGCTTGTTGCCGCGGAGCATTAGGAGTAACCCTGAGAGGGCTCAGGGGATTAGGGTAACCGTTGGTCACGCTAATGCTGATTCCGATGCTGACGCTGACGCTACTGCCAGACCTCCTATGCCTTCTGTGGCTAAAATTTCTAGTTACAAATCTGAGGCGGAGAAGAGGAATCCGCACAAGCATGAGCTTTGTGTGTGTACCATGTTGTGGAACCAAGCACCGGCGCTTCGGGAGTGGATTATGTACCACGCCTGGCTGGGGGTTGAGCGCTGGTTTATCTATGACAATAATAGCGATGATGGTATTGAGGAGGCGATTCAAGAGCTCCAGTTGGGAAACTACAATGTTACTAGGCAGAGCTGGCCGTGGATTAAAACCCAGGAAGCGGGTTTTTCGCATTGTGCTTTGAGAGCA